The genomic interval TATGGGTACTCATCTGTGCGAAGGACAGGAGAGATTGCTGCTAGATAGCATGTATTATTCTCACCACACTGACTCTAGTCACCAATTCTCACACATAATGCCCCCTCAAATGAGCCAGCCACAAACTTAGGGATATTTCTGAAGACTCATCTATTGCTTTATATTGCTGTTTTGTTGTCAAATTGCTCACAAATCTCCTGACATGACGTGTATGATAAGAATTGCAGTCCACAAGTAATTGGACAGTGAGATGAACGTTCTTTTGGCTCTGGACCCCTGCACATTGCAAACAAAACCGTAACTGTAAATGTTGGTTTAATTTGAAATAGTCCCTAGTTTCAGTGGACCATGAGTAATTGGACGATTGGACGCTCACTTTTGCTGTAGCCAGCCATGCGTCATGACATCATGGGGTGCACAAATGAGCTAATGACAGGTAGTTCATTCTAGATGTGACATTTTTTAACTTGATGTGTTATTGTGGGATCACCTTACAAGGGCCACAAAAGAGTCGGTGTTTGGAAAAACACTCCAAAGCTGATAGAATGCTAGTGTGAAAAAGGACCATTTGTTTACAACTAGAAACTCTCTTGTGAGATTAGCTAATTACAGCAAGTGTTCAAAAGATTATAGACACCTACTCATACATAGGATTCTACTTAAACGTACACTATATTGACAAAAGTATTGAGACAGACAACCTCTAATCACTAAATTCAGGTGATTCATTCAGTCCAATAAGTCAGTAAATGTTCCATGATCATCATGAGTGGAATTATTTAAAAGTGGATGCATTTAGGAACAACAGCaattcagccacaaagtggcagaCCACAATTCTACAAGGCAGGGTTCCGAGGCACATTTTATAGCTGTTGTTGTAGCTTCAAAGGGGATCCAAAACTCAATATTAGTGTCTGTGGATATAGAATGGAATATCATAAAAGCTTCTGTATGTGTCccaatatttttgttcatattgtGTATCAATTCATCCAGTACTGCTAACCAAGCTTCAAGAACATCAGGGCTGTgtgaagccttctcagaagagtagaagctgtggCTGCAGCAAAATGGTGCAAGCTACCTATTGATACTTTTGAAATCAGAAGAAATGTTACATGAGATGTTGTCCACAAAATTTGGCCatctattttttatatatacatatttcaaGTTATTGTTTCTTAAAGCGGCTAAATGAATAACTTGTAGCAATAATGACTGGAAATTATATATCTGAATCATGGACTTCAGCCTATTACTCTGGATGCATAGTTGTACATCATGTTTTTCTGCCTAATCCGCCTTATTACCCTGTTCATTAAGGGTTAGTACCCCAACAAGAACACTATGGAATAGACATAATATagcactgcaatgacactgacctGAAATAATTAGGTGTATCTAATAGTGACCAGTGATTATGTCCATTGACTTTTGAATTGAGGTgattattttgtataatttgtttaCTGTATGGTTCACTTCATACAGATATTCGTAAACATAAATCGAAGCTGACCttgttatattttaaatgcactGAGCTGCAGTgcaaaaccaaaaacaacaaaaacggCTGCTGTCCAATTACTTATAGATACAGTGTATTTTCTTCAATTTTGTCCTGCAAGGTTTCTGTATTATCTTCAGTCAAATGCCTTATTGTTGGCAATTCTTGCACACTTACCGTGAGCacacgttgttgttgttgttgttgttgttgggacAATTTTTTATGATTCTTTATACCAGTAAACAGCACTTCATCATTGCGTGGTCTAATGTTATTTGGTGCTTCTCCTTTTCGGATTATATATGACCTACCGCAAACTTGTGTGCGCAGGAAATTGTCTTTATTTGTTCTTTGAAGTATATCCTGCAGCTACAATTTTACACATGCGTTCTGTAAGTTTGTGCGGCATGTTGAAAGCATTTCTGCTGTTGTGGAAATATTACTTTAATATTCTAAAAGCATTCTGCTTTCAGAAAGATGGAATATGAATCAGAGCAGCTGGTACTCGCTGGCATCTTAAGGAAAAGATTGAGGAAGATGGGGATCTGAGATGGTATATGATACCAGAGTAGATTTTGTGTGCGTGTTTTGTATGTGCCCTCGgagtcacagagagaggacCTTTAAAAGTCAGGTCCTTCCTTCTTCAGCTTCTGGTAGTCTGTAGTGACGGCCACCAACTGtgaagagaggggagagagggaataCATTTAAATCTGCTTAGCTTAAATTAAGACCATCAAGGCTAGTAGTGAGAAAGGAACAcggtgtgtctgaatgtgtgctCATTCACGTGCATATTGTGTGTCCACCTCAACCTCAACCCTAACCCCTCCCCTTCCACCTGGCATGAAATCGCATTTCCCACTGCATCTCACGGTCTGTGTCCAAGGTATGGCTTCCACATTCcagcaccccccaccccctaacCAGTGGACACATTTTTCTGTCTGCATTGATTATTTTCCTGCTGTATATTTCCATTGATCTTTCTCAGCtgcccccaaaacacacacacagtattattattattgttgtgcTAGCAGTGGAAGGTGGATTCCTGACCTTTGACTGCGTTTGAGAATTAAACATGCTGTGTTGTGACCTTTTTATGTGCTGTGGTCTGTGTGCTGCCTCCAAATCTGCCAACCCCTCCAGCACTCATGCACACGCCCATGCATCTCTTCAgagtttcctcttttttttctcattccATTTGCTGTCTGCCTTTCTTCctttgtttagtgttatttTCCTTCAGCCGTTCCAGTCATCGTTCTGTTATTCCAAACGGGAACAAAACATTCACCTGCCTCGTCCTGAATTATTCCCTCTGAAGAGTCATTAACAAGCTCCTTCCAGCAAAACTCTTACAACAGCTCTCCACAGCCAGGAAATCCTACCACTCCAACCAATATAACAGTGACCCAAATGTTTTGGAGAATGGCCTCAAATGGACGTTCAAATGGAGCCATCTGCATTCCCAAATAATTGAACTCCACATATATGATTCATTCCAGATTTTTAAAGTATATTATCTACCGTGTCATATGACAGGAATGtagtggtgttttttttccagttgtACATTGTTTAAAGTGGCTGTGATTTTGTTGTAGTCCCATTTTGAAGATTAGCTTGTTTGGGCACATCATACCGtgatgatttttttccccttttctcttAATTTTTTTCGCCTGTCAGACGACCTGTACCTGTCAGAATTGTTGCAAATTCTTCACCACAttaaacagcaaaacagactcTGGTACGATAAACACAAATATGGTCTGGAAGACTTCCTTTTCATACATTGATTTAGGGAATTAAggcttcattcatttgtttttgaCATTTCTTTGGAATTTGTCACTTTTCTTGGAAATGTTTCAGATTAGTTAAAGCACATATGCTGCATTGAAATTTGCCATACAATTCTTTCCAAGTATGCTTTGctttggggtttgtttgtttttgtttttgagatTCCGTCTATGTTTTGATTCAATTGAGAGTCCTTTCAAATGAATCACTTCaaagtgatttccactacagaaacgcttttaattcagtgccatctgaggaTCTAAAGACCCAGTTTTGTGCCTTGTCTCCtgcatatagagatttctccagatccTCTAACACTTTTAATGATGTTCTGTGCCGCACATGAGGAAATCCCCAAGATCTTTACTATTTTAAGTCAAGAAACATTATCCTTGAATTATTCCACTGTTTGCCTGTGTTGTCTTTCACAGAACAGTGAATCTTTACATCTGAAAAACTCAGCCTCTGAGACGCTCTTTTTATGACatcatttatttaactttacCATTCTTTCATTCCCTATGTCAACTCTTTTGGATcctgttgctggcatcaaattcaagatgggaaatatttttcaaaaacaatgaaaatacaCTTGAAATGTTGTCGTTGTTCTAttttttgcaaatcattgcatggtatttttattttttagatgcATTTCTGTTTAGAATACAACAGTCTACACAAATGGCAGTAAAACTTAACATTCACTACCCTTCTGTCAGTCACTGCTTTGGTTTAGGCTGTTTTAGAGTTTTTGTTGGTGGTGTTTGTTTATGACCATTTCTCTGTAAATATGACTGTGGCTGGAGCAGGAGCAGAAGAGATGGCAGTTGTCGCCGCTGTCAGACTCACTGATCTGAGCAGAGTCAGCAGAAGTTTTTACCTTGTACTGATAGGTGGGATTGAGCTTGTTCCACGGCTCTGGGTTATTCTTCCTGTCCCAGCTGACAGAATGAGGATAAGGCCAGGCccaggagagagagcaagagagaagaaGTATAGGGGAGGAGCAAATGGCCAAACAAGGTATTgaatgaaagagaaagggaggaagAGTCAGAAAGAAGGTCAGAATGGGAGAAAAAGTGGACAAAATGAAGGGCAATTGGGGGAAAAAAGGGGGAGAAAAGAGGGAGGATTAGGATGAGCGGCAGTATTGGGATGAGGTAAAGAAGGTTGGACAAGGCAAGGCAGAATAGGaatgtgtaaaaacaaatggaGAGAAAAAGGTTGCGAGGGAAGGAGAGTTGGATCGAAGGTTAGTGGGGAGAAAACGACAACACGGACAATTGGAATAAGGAAGGGTGGAAGAGAAAAAAGGCAGAATTGGAATGGGTAAAAATGAATGGGGGAAGTGAAAAAAGGAATGTCAGATGGAGTCATTGGGAGCAAAAATGGAGGACAAATTGGAGTAAAGGGAGGAGAGAAGAAAGTAGATGAAGCAGGATTAGGATGAGTGATGGAGGAAGGGAATCAGAGAGGGGTGGAGTAATTATCACTGGAGTTGGAGGCCAGTATTTTTGGCAGAGTGCCGCTCTTCATTaaacaaagtttgtttctcacacagactgagagagagagagagagagcgtgccCCACAGTAACAGAGCAGCAGGCTTGAATGCCccactgtgctctctctctctctctctctctctctttctctctctctctcacacacacacacacagtaaacaaagGAGTAGCTGGAAATATACaattaacaaattaatattATAGTGAATATGAAAGGGTTGATAACCAAACCTCACACCAGTAGTCTTCTGTTAACTGGATTCATACAGGGTTAATTCACCTGATAAACTCCACCCACTGATGTAGAGAAAATACTCAATGATCCGCCAGACTTCCATCACTTTCTACCAGTGACTCGAAatcaaaaatctaaaaatacTAAACTGATGTATTCTgtagaattattattttttttataatgaaagGAGCTGTAAATGATTCCATAGTAATCACAAAAGCTTAGAATATTGAGATAGAACTTATTGAACTTATGAATGAAAGTAATATCCAGAATGTAAAATGTCTAACAAATCTcactaaataaaaatgtattcatagtGAAGTATAGTGATTTAAAACCATGTATTCCTCTATTTACTGTttcaaaaatattacattaaattgAGAATAAACCATTAGTTCATAATTTTTGTGTTTATGATTTATTGAGGTTATAATTGAATAGAAATTATTGATATGACAAGTGAGTTCAAGTGAGGTAGTGTACACTGAGCACACgtgaaaataataaaaccctAAGAAAATTAAATGCATGCAACaatgtgtatatttttgtaaacAATTGTCAAAACAATAATCGATTTTAACATTACATAATTAAGGCAATGAAAGCTTTGTTATTTTTGCACTGAATACTTTACACTATAGTGGCAGTAAAAATAGTTGATGACCTGAGGCTTGTGTAAAAGACTGACAAAACACATCAATCAGCAACAGACTGAtattcataaaaacacacacacaactgaccTGACGTGAGGCCCTTGTGACAGCCGGAGCAGATAGAGAGATGCTCCACTTAAACCCAACATTATGAAGAAGAACTGAGGGATAAGctgttaaaacaaaaaacacatttcaaaatattGAGAAGTTTCATTTCAGATTTTTCTATAACACCTTATGCTGCTTTAACAATGTACACTGAGGCTGCCAAATAATGCAACCGTAGTTGTTTGGTATGTTAGCTAACATTGCTCCACAACAGAATGActtatacagttacacatttctcAAAATACCCGACCCAATCCAAAAACATTTTCCTACTGCAGTAGACACTCTGCCAGTTGTAGAGTAATATTTAAGAAGCTGgtatataatgttttaatatcTGACTTACTTTCATGGAACCTCATTTCAGTGTTAGCTTGCTTGTAGCCTGTGTGTAGCATTTTTCTTATTTCACTAATAATATACACGGAACAAAAATGAGCAGGTTTATTTACTATAGTGCATGATAATAGGCAATTTTGAAAATTACACGGATGTCTATAAATTGAGAAATCAAGGTTAGACCCAGAGTTCCAGTCAGGACCCAGGCTACAGAATGACATTGTAATATTATCTGACAATTTAAATTTATTCACTGTCTGCAACATTATCATTGCTCATTGAGTTCAAATGTCTGTGATTTAGTCTAAACTTGTATTAAAAAGTGGTTGGACACCATTTGTGTAATCAGTTATAATATGGCTGCCATTCTGAaaagtcatttttttaaactactaTTTGTGGTCAAAAGCAGAAGAGACATATCTATGAAACATAATTTAATACTCACATAAACAGTTCAGTTCACAGGAGGAAAATAATTTGGACTGAAAGCACTTTGAGGGGGGTGATGACAGTGTGTTGTGACTGAGTGGACACTGCAGACACCCACAATCGCATTGTCATTCTCCAGcaaattattcaataaaaatcCTATTGTCCTGCTGTTGTCAGTTTAATTTTCAAGAAagaatgttgaaaaaaaaaaaaagaacaaccaATGAACAAAACCataaaaacatttacacacggCACGTAGAGGATTGCGACTGCAGCGATATTGTTCCACACATCTAGAGTTCAGTCTTATAAGCTGgtttcattttctgcttctcgTGATTTGAGAAACGTTGAGTGGGTATAGGCTCTGGGTTGGTAAACTGGGGTCCAGTACATTGTTCTCAGAACACTTCTAGCTTTCTTCAGTAATTAGTCTTTTAAAACTAAAGTAAGTACTGTGTAACTGATGGGGAAAGTTGTGGTGTTCTACCAAATCGTGCATGATTGTTAGaagttttgctttttatttatttatttatttatattatttttttttattattattttttaatactttGAACTCAAGTTTTGCAAAGTAGTTCTTTTctattacattaaataaatatgcttAAACATATTTTGACACAACTGAAATGAACTAATTTAAGGGTGGTTTTTGGACAGTATTGTTTGTTTAACAACTTTCTAGGTGAATGTTGTAGCTAGTTTAGCTGGTTACTCCTGTCCGTATATTGATGCGTGTTTCCATTTTATTGTCTATATccaatgtataaataaacacacacacatgcacatacacatacagacatgGTTGTTATTCCTCCATGTCTCTGCCTGATTCATATGTataagagagagacagtgtggggCGTGTGTCAGGCTGGGTTGAGCGGGCAAGGAcgcagcaaataaaggtgtgtgtgtgtgtgcgagagagagaaagagagagagagagttccacTGCCTGTCAGGTTGAGTGACAGGATCACAGACACTCTTCAGTGCGACTGGTGAgtgggtgtctgtctgtctgtgggagtgtgtgtgtgtgtgtgcagtcgATGACAGGGATTAGAATATAAATACACAGTGAGGGTAAATGGGAAAAATCAGTTCAGATGATGAAATGTGACGtgtcccccccaccccaccccacttcCAGAAAAAAATGTGCGAGAGAGAGACTTAGCCGTCAGCTGTCAAAATTTTACGTCCTATAGCTGACATTTACATAATCCCTAAAGGGGGCTTTCAGGAAGATATTCACATTAGCttatcaaatgtgttcaaaatggcCTTAAATGGCTGTAGTCTGTTGTGTGGGTGGTCTTAAGATGCTCTCATCTTCTTGGAGGTCAGAACTGTGATAGACACCTTGTGGTCTTCATCGTTTAATTCGCTTGATTTCATACTCTGAGCTAAGATGGCTTGTCTGAGTTTCCCATAATGCCTTGTGGAATAGCTGCTGCTGCATATATGTCTGGCCTGGTAAACGCTTGGGGGGTCTGAGATTAAAGCCCCCTTCTGGGCAGGTGTCATACCCACAGACCCACTGGAGGGTCAGAAGGGCTAATCTTCAGCAGGAATAAGTTGTATCTTCATGTTTTGTTGGTCTGTTGCTTTACTGCCTATCTGCTGATTTCAGGCCAGAGCTGAAATGCAAAACTGAACATGAAATGTGCTTTCATTGTCATTGCACAGTACTACAATGAAACTATGACTCTACGCTTAACCCATCTGTGACAgtgaacgcacacacacaagtgatCAGGTGCACtgagcacacaaacacccacagcaGTGGGCTACCACCTTGGCACcaaggagcagttgggggttaggttcCTTGCTCAAGTAAACTTCAGAGGTTACTGTTGAGGAAGGAGAATGAGTAGTGTTTCTTTACTCCCCCCCTGCCCCTGTATTTCCTGCAGGACATGGGGATTAAACACCAGCCCATGTCTCTAACCTTGaagccatggctgcccccaaaataaaacagtaaagttCCTTTGAacatttattgtaattaatgtATCAGTCAATATGCAATTAATTTTATGTGTAATTATTAAAG from Hoplias malabaricus isolate fHopMal1 chromosome 3, fHopMal1.hap1, whole genome shotgun sequence carries:
- the LOC136692965 gene encoding cytochrome c oxidase subunit NDUFA4: MLRAIYQQAKRHPGLIPQFFFIMLGLSGASLYLLRLSQGPHVSWDRKNNPEPWNKLNPTYQYKLVAVTTDYQKLKKEGPDF